A region from the Fusarium graminearum PH-1 chromosome 4, whole genome shotgun sequence genome encodes:
- a CDS encoding proteasome component PRE2 precursor, with protein MNSLVSQYSRSSYEQNEPLDEQDELLNSMGGDLSIKFAMPPVAQPSSWLRAATDDRSNPNCPIKIAHGTTTLAFRFQGGIIVATDSRATAGNWIASQTVKKVIEINSVLLGTMAGGAADCQYWLAWLGMQCRLHELRHKRRISVAAASKILANLVYSYKGMGLSMGTMCAGVTKEEGPALYYVDSDGTRLAGNLFCVGSGQTFAYGVLDAEYKYELSDEEALELGKRSILAATHRDAYSGGYINLYHVKEEGWVKHGFNDTNPIFWKTKLEKGEFTNVTSKLT; from the exons ATGAATTCCCTTGTCTCGCAATACAGCCGGTCCTCGTACGAGCAGAACGAGCCTCTCGACGAGCAGGATGAGCTCCTGAACTCTATGGGTGGTGATCTCTCGATCAAGTTTGCCATGCCTCCCGTTGCTCAG CCCTCATCATGGCTCCGCGCTGCCACAGATGACCGATCCAACCCCAACTGCCCCATCAAGATCGCTCACGGAACCACCACCCTCGCCTTCCGCTTCCAGGGCGGTATCATCGTCGCTACCGACTCTCGAGCCACAGCCGGCAACTGGATCGCCTCGCAAAccgtcaagaaggtcattgaGATCAACAGCGTCCTGCTGGGAACCAtggctggtggtgctgcaGACTGCCAGTACTGGCTCGCCTGGCTCGGCATGCAGTGCCGCCTCCACGAGCTCCGACACAAGCGCCGCATCAGCGTTGCCGCAGCCAGCAAGatcctcgccaacctcgtCTACAGCTACAAGGGTATGGGCCTCAGCATGGGCACCATGTGCGCTGGTGTTACCAAGGAAGAGGGTCCTGCCCTTTACTACGTCGACAGCGATGGCACTCGCCTGGCAGGCAACCTCTTCTGTGTTGGATCAGGTCAGACATTCGCCTATGGTGTGCTCGACGCCGAGTACAAGTACGAACTATCAGACGAGGAggcccttgagcttggaaagcGAAGTATTTTGGCCGCCACCCACCGAGATGCTTACTCTGGTGGTTACATTAACCTGTACCATGTCAAGGAGGAGGGCTGGGTGAAGCACGGCTTCAACGATACCAACCCCATCTTCTGGAAGACAAAGCTGGAAAAGGGCGAGTTCACCAACGTGACAAGCAAGTTGACTTAG